In Blautia wexlerae DSM 19850, a single window of DNA contains:
- a CDS encoding sensor histidine kinase: MSLKIFNGIIALLANALRFYALKYFVGIFVQKEESRWKHVSILYIIGWAWTSAISLLFSFPAMNILSNITSLFLIFFPYRIKKIKKCLAVFIIYVINALVDSIVILSLTKYTMGQPVNQVCECITSFALLFIAIIIQRTTEPEKEITLPALNMAALLMVPVVSIVYIYYLIIVAHEIKEIVIFASLALLFINILIFYLYHSLLKFYSARMNEQVFKQMLEVYSYQLDIARESEERVKALRHDIKHHIIELSAMAKKNNNDDMIKYLSGMKDFMLNPKEYSTTGNQEIDGVLNYTLQKANKTLNQVDVQINIPEDLYFNNFNICVILGNLVDNAVREASKSKEKLLTIKMQIKQEVLLIFIENSYSGKILEKRNGLQTTQPELAIHGIGLENVKKVVIANGGEIKIDYTSNRFCVQVLLYMSRIKN; this comes from the coding sequence ATGAGTTTAAAAATATTTAATGGTATTATAGCGTTACTGGCAAATGCATTACGTTTTTACGCATTGAAGTATTTTGTTGGTATTTTTGTGCAAAAAGAAGAGAGCAGATGGAAGCATGTCTCTATTTTATATATTATAGGCTGGGCATGGACAAGTGCGATAAGCTTGCTATTTTCCTTTCCGGCTATGAATATTTTGTCAAACATTACAAGTCTTTTTTTGATTTTTTTTCCATACCGCATAAAGAAAATAAAGAAATGTTTGGCTGTATTTATTATATATGTGATTAATGCATTGGTTGACAGCATTGTCATTTTATCTTTAACAAAATATACGATGGGACAGCCGGTGAATCAGGTATGTGAATGTATTACCAGCTTTGCTTTATTATTTATTGCAATTATTATCCAGAGGACAACAGAACCCGAAAAAGAAATTACATTACCGGCATTAAATATGGCTGCACTTTTAATGGTTCCTGTTGTCAGTATTGTATATATATATTATCTGATTATTGTTGCGCATGAAATAAAAGAAATTGTTATTTTTGCATCACTGGCACTTCTTTTTATTAATATTCTCATTTTTTATCTGTATCATTCACTCCTTAAATTTTATTCTGCCCGTATGAATGAGCAGGTGTTTAAACAGATGTTAGAAGTTTATTCTTATCAATTAGATATAGCCAGAGAATCGGAAGAACGGGTGAAAGCATTGAGGCATGATATAAAACATCATATCATTGAGTTGTCTGCAATGGCTAAAAAAAATAATAATGACGACATGATAAAATATTTAAGCGGCATGAAGGATTTTATGCTAAATCCAAAAGAATATTCAACTACAGGTAATCAGGAAATAGACGGAGTATTAAATTATACGCTGCAGAAAGCAAACAAGACGCTGAATCAAGTAGATGTTCAAATAAATATTCCGGAAGATCTATATTTTAATAATTTTAATATTTGCGTGATTTTGGGGAATCTGGTAGATAATGCAGTAAGAGAGGCCAGTAAATCGAAGGAAAAGTTACTAACTATAAAAATGCAAATAAAACAAGAGGTGTTATTAATCTTTATAGAAAACAGCTATTCAGGAAAAATCCTTGAAAAGAGAAATGGACTGCAGACAACTCAGCCAGAACTTGCAATACATGGTATTGGATTAGAAAATGTAAAAAAAGTGGTCATTGCCAATGGAGGAGAAATAAAAATAGATTATACATCTAATAGATTCTGTGTTCAGGTCCTTTTATATATGTCGCGGATTAAAAACTAA
- a CDS encoding cyclic lactone autoinducer peptide, with product MDKRTSTNGNKVLGYIAKRIAVRDANTTCPFLGYQPKLPTAVKKLKNSK from the coding sequence ATGGATAAGAGAACTTCTACAAATGGGAACAAGGTATTGGGGTACATAGCAAAGAGGATAGCTGTAAGAGATGCCAATACAACCTGTCCTTTCTTAGGATACCAGCCTAAACTCCCAACGGCCGTAAAAAAATTAAAGAATTCAAAATGA
- a CDS encoding relaxase/mobilization nuclease domain-containing protein produces the protein MAVIKHIANKNSDYGESERYLIFQHNEYTQKPILDEEGHMILREEYYLDGLNCDPFSFASECQELNSYYHKNKNFNEIKSHHYIISFDPKDRDECGLTGERAQQLGLTFAKKNFPGHQALVCTHTDGHNKSGNIHVHIVINSLRKYDIPQEPYMEFDCEAKAGYKHHLSTAYLTHLKQEVMDMCKKKDYIRLICSLLLKEKSQKKNIGHNAGDRKNSIS, from the coding sequence GTGGCAGTAATTAAACATATCGCAAACAAAAACTCTGACTATGGAGAATCGGAACGGTATCTTATCTTCCAGCACAACGAGTATACGCAAAAACCGATTCTTGATGAAGAAGGGCATATGATACTGAGAGAAGAATATTATCTGGACGGTCTGAACTGTGATCCATTCTCTTTTGCATCTGAATGTCAGGAACTGAACAGCTACTATCACAAGAACAAAAACTTCAATGAAATAAAATCCCATCACTATATCATCAGCTTCGACCCAAAAGACAGGGATGAATGTGGATTGACCGGTGAACGTGCCCAGCAACTCGGATTGACTTTTGCAAAGAAAAACTTTCCCGGTCATCAGGCTTTAGTCTGTACTCATACCGACGGTCATAACAAAAGTGGAAACATCCATGTGCATATCGTAATTAACAGTCTCCGTAAATATGATATACCACAAGAACCCTATATGGAATTTGACTGTGAAGCAAAAGCCGGATACAAACACCACCTAAGCACAGCATACCTTACCCATTTAAAACAGGAAGTTATGGATATGTGTAAAAAAAAGGACTACATCAGGTTGATCTGCTCACTCCTGCTGAAAGAAAAATCACAGAAAAAGAATATTGGGCACAACGCCGGGGACAGGAAAAACTCGATAAGTTAA
- a CDS encoding LytR/AlgR family response regulator transcription factor produces the protein MNDTERVLYFQEGKIMKTVICDDEKSTCSELEEIILKYAKEKSVSLVTEVFYSGDTLLDYLKREKINILFLDIELPGKDGVMVGKYIREVLEEENIFLIYISSKENYALQLFQNRPFDFLVKPIEPAKIYHVLDNIYRISEKNSVGFEFQTQNSTYRISYKDILYFQSTGRKINIVMKKEIRTFYGKLNEIEKRIPENVFLRIHKSYLVNKNYVKEFTYEWVKMLNGDVLNISKINRADVRRKILESAADEFKNI, from the coding sequence ATGAATGATACCGAGAGAGTATTATACTTTCAGGAGGGAAAAATAATGAAGACTGTAATTTGCGATGATGAAAAAAGCACATGTTCCGAGCTAGAAGAGATTATACTGAAATATGCGAAAGAGAAGAGCGTTTCACTTGTGACAGAAGTTTTTTATTCTGGAGATACTTTGTTGGATTATTTGAAAAGAGAGAAAATAAACATTCTTTTTCTGGATATAGAATTGCCAGGAAAAGATGGAGTTATGGTAGGCAAATATATAAGAGAGGTTCTTGAAGAAGAGAATATATTTTTGATATATATATCTTCAAAGGAAAATTATGCATTACAGCTTTTTCAAAATCGACCATTTGATTTTTTGGTAAAGCCAATAGAACCGGCGAAGATATATCATGTTTTGGATAATATTTATCGTATATCGGAAAAAAATAGTGTGGGATTTGAGTTCCAAACTCAAAATAGTACATATCGCATTTCGTATAAAGATATTTTGTATTTTCAAAGTACTGGACGAAAAATTAATATTGTAATGAAAAAAGAGATCAGAACATTTTATGGAAAATTGAATGAGATTGAAAAACGAATTCCAGAAAATGTTTTTTTAAGAATACATAAATCGTATTTAGTAAATAAAAATTATGTAAAGGAATTTACATACGAGTGGGTAAAAATGCTGAATGGAGATGTACTAAATATAAGTAAAATTAATCGTGCAGATGTACGAAGAAAGATTTTGGAGAGTGCTGCAGATGAGTTTAAAAATATTTAA
- a CDS encoding ABC transporter ATP-binding protein, translating to MDRQDYVIEVSHVSKSFKDNKVLKDVSLLCESGKIYGLVGHNGSGKTVLFKSICGFLSCDEGTITVNGKVMGKDKDMLTDAGIIIEDPGFLRTWSGYHNLEFLYTLRNKKNKDYLCSVLRKVGLDPALKRPVGKYSLGMRQRLALAQAIMEDPGILILDEPMNGLDKNGVREIRELLLKMKEENKLIILASHNREDIEVLCDEVYEMEGGVISKVKDETN from the coding sequence ATGGACAGGCAGGATTACGTAATTGAAGTATCTCATGTAAGTAAAAGCTTCAAAGATAACAAAGTTTTAAAGGATGTTTCACTTTTATGTGAAAGTGGCAAAATTTATGGTCTTGTAGGGCACAACGGTTCTGGAAAGACTGTTTTGTTTAAGTCTATCTGCGGTTTTCTTTCCTGTGATGAGGGAACGATAACTGTCAATGGTAAAGTGATGGGGAAAGATAAGGATATGCTGACCGATGCGGGGATCATTATTGAGGATCCGGGTTTTTTGCGGACCTGGAGTGGCTATCATAATCTGGAATTTCTTTATACTTTGCGAAACAAAAAGAATAAAGATTATCTCTGCTCTGTTCTGAGAAAGGTTGGTTTGGATCCTGCATTGAAGCGTCCGGTTGGAAAATATTCACTGGGTATGCGTCAGAGACTTGCTCTTGCACAGGCCATCATGGAAGATCCGGGAATTTTGATTTTGGATGAACCTATGAATGGTCTGGACAAAAACGGGGTAAGAGAAATCAGGGAGCTTCTGTTAAAAATGAAAGAAGAAAATAAACTGATTATCCTGGCTAGCCATAACCGGGAGGATATAGAGGTTCTTTGCGACGAGGTATATGAGATGGAGGGAGGTGTGATCAGTAAAGTAAAAGATGAAACAAATTAA
- a CDS encoding helix-turn-helix domain-containing protein yields the protein MKTEEKSVNNKKLIPFWVIERALEGDIQAINKILKHVETICLLSNRKADSHIKLSLDMDEYYDIMDKEKAEKK from the coding sequence ATGAAAACGGAAGAAAAAAGTGTAAATAATAAAAAATTGATACCGTTTTGGGTAATCGAAAGAGCATTGGAGGGTGACATTCAGGCGATAAATAAAATTCTGAAACATGTGGAGACAATCTGCCTCTTGAGCAACCGAAAAGCAGACTCTCATATAAAGCTTTCCCTTGATATGGACGAGTATTACGACATCATGGATAAGGAAAAAGCGGAAAAGAAATAA
- a CDS encoding helix-turn-helix transcriptional regulator, which produces MNEETDFSAFIKNRITELRCQKGISEYTLSLAIGRSQGYIQSISSGRILPSMNTFLDICKYFDITPTEFFDPSFQNPTLLHSIISDISKFSEEDLLLLSSVLKRLTRN; this is translated from the coding sequence ATGAATGAGGAAACTGATTTTTCAGCATTTATCAAAAATAGAATTACTGAATTACGTTGTCAAAAAGGAATCTCCGAATACACTTTGAGCTTAGCAATCGGTCGTTCGCAAGGATATATACAATCAATTAGTTCTGGCAGAATATTACCCTCTATGAATACTTTTTTAGATATTTGTAAGTACTTCGATATTACTCCTACTGAATTTTTTGATCCATCTTTTCAGAACCCTACTTTGTTACATTCTATTATTTCAGATATTAGTAAATTTTCTGAAGAAGATTTATTATTACTTTCATCCGTTTTAAAGCGACTAACAAGGAATTAA
- a CDS encoding sigma factor-like helix-turn-helix DNA-binding protein, whose translation MEQSSSYDEKTVMHQFDRKCKLALKGEIVDYERHLAYLRKHETLFSELSEQEMESLSIFDEYELEKSYFRAGGYDVEVKNALLAEALTALTERKRDIILLSYFVEMNDADIARKLNLVRSTVHEHRTRSLEILKIMLEENADENGRKKCK comes from the coding sequence ATGGAGCAATCTTCTTCCTATGATGAAAAAACGGTAATGCACCAGTTTGATCGAAAATGTAAATTGGCATTAAAGGGCGAAATAGTGGATTATGAAAGACATTTAGCCTATCTTAGAAAACATGAAACTTTGTTTTCAGAATTATCCGAACAAGAGATGGAGAGCCTTTCTATATTTGATGAATATGAATTGGAAAAAAGCTATTTTCGGGCAGGCGGTTATGATGTGGAGGTAAAAAATGCTCTATTGGCAGAAGCATTAACTGCACTGACAGAGAGAAAAAGGGACATTATTCTTTTGTCATACTTTGTGGAAATGAATGATGCGGATATAGCAAGAAAACTGAACCTTGTCAGAAGTACGGTACATGAGCATCGTACACGATCGCTTGAAATACTAAAGATTATGCTGGAGGAAAATGCAGATGAAAACGGAAGAAAAAAGTGTAAATAA
- a CDS encoding transposase has translation MISEPLAGRRETVVTQTRTALDFAEILRYTSDTLYPRTEKIVLVTDNLNTHSPASLYKAFPPEEARRLAERFEWHYTPKHGSWLDMAEIEIGIMSRQALGKPLPDLESFKQQVRTWTIRRNAECAKINWQFKTQDARIKLARLYPVIV, from the coding sequence ATGATTTCTGAACCCCTGGCAGGCAGGAGGGAAACGGTTGTAACACAGACCCGCACAGCATTGGATTTTGCAGAAATTCTCCGGTATACTTCCGACACCCTGTACCCACGGACGGAAAAAATAGTTCTTGTTACCGACAATCTAAATACCCATTCTCCAGCTTCATTATATAAGGCTTTCCCACCGGAAGAAGCACGCAGGCTTGCAGAACGCTTTGAATGGCATTACACGCCAAAACATGGTAGCTGGCTGGACATGGCAGAGATAGAAATCGGCATCATGAGCCGCCAGGCCCTGGGGAAGCCACTGCCAGATTTGGAAAGCTTTAAACAACAGGTTCGTACATGGACTATCAGGCGTAATGCAGAATGTGCAAAAATCAACTGGCAGTTTAAGACGCAGGATGCACGAATTAAATTGGCCAGGTTGTATCCGGTTATAGTTTAG
- a CDS encoding SymE family type I addiction module toxin, producing MAKKRSIKVISQSGHNYKATPTIMLKGQWLKKLGFDIGDYVSITCENGKLVITPDAERAAIAEAEADFMEREIESLKKKFEVEKAKLHAQFVAEQGAGYATVDVTD from the coding sequence ATGGCAAAGAAAAGAAGTATTAAGGTTATCAGCCAGAGCGGGCATAACTATAAGGCAACGCCGACAATCATGTTGAAGGGGCAGTGGCTTAAGAAGTTAGGTTTTGATATCGGAGATTATGTTTCTATCACTTGTGAGAATGGTAAGCTTGTTATTACACCGGATGCGGAGAGAGCTGCTATTGCAGAAGCCGAAGCGGATTTTATGGAAAGAGAAATAGAATCATTAAAGAAAAAGTTCGAGGTAGAAAAGGCGAAACTTCATGCTCAGTTTGTAGCGGAGCAGGGTGCCGGATATGCAACTGTTGATGTAACAGATTAA
- a CDS encoding DUF6219 family protein, translating to MKAHKYWSLGALAAMFGIFYAGYKNMKSAHKYFACSSLFCMIIAIYSGHEMISGKSKKRKTLFPMENSKPNL from the coding sequence ATGAAAGCACATAAATATTGGTCACTTGGTGCATTGGCAGCAATGTTTGGAATCTTTTATGCTGGCTATAAAAATATGAAATCCGCTCATAAGTATTTTGCTTGTAGCTCTCTGTTCTGCATGATCATAGCTATCTATTCTGGGCATGAAATGATTTCTGGTAAGTCTAAAAAAAGAAAGACTCTGTTTCCGATGGAGAATAGCAAGCCGAACCTGTGA
- a CDS encoding plasmid mobilization protein, giving the protein MTRPKKEETLAKTKDVHLRMNETEYDLLAERANANSMTVSDFIRNALVNQKVIIKYEITADVPEIKKLISEFGKIGSNLNQIARYFNQGGILSSEMRNEIRKSLRDIYEMKYEVMKMTGDFRGSN; this is encoded by the coding sequence ATGACAAGACCTAAGAAAGAGGAAACTCTTGCAAAAACTAAAGATGTGCATTTACGCATGAATGAAACTGAATATGATCTTCTTGCAGAAAGAGCCAATGCTAACAGCATGACGGTTTCTGATTTTATCCGAAATGCCTTGGTCAACCAGAAAGTCATCATCAAATACGAAATTACCGCAGATGTTCCCGAAATAAAAAAACTTATTAGCGAGTTTGGTAAAATTGGCAGCAACCTAAATCAGATTGCCCGATATTTTAATCAGGGTGGAATCCTCTCTTCTGAAATGAGAAATGAAATCCGAAAGTCTCTCCGGGATATTTATGAAATGAAATATGAAGTGATGAAAATGACAGGTGATTTTCGTGGCAGTAATTAA
- a CDS encoding accessory gene regulator B family protein: MIGEWSRKISNQICENQNEKEIIQYGLNQLFWILLNFFAIAISGVLWHEFCFSILVFLEIYFLRPYAGGYHADTEIKCCMISVGIVNIAMLVRKINVISLDCMFVIYLCFICVIVLFSPVDNPIHPLSKVDSRFYAKRSRQLILGYSFLLVISIALRIMVLRDSIIYTVLIVGISALAGKWKYRKRVFVL; the protein is encoded by the coding sequence ATGATAGGTGAGTGGAGCAGGAAAATATCAAACCAAATATGTGAAAATCAGAACGAAAAGGAAATTATTCAATATGGTTTAAATCAGCTTTTTTGGATACTATTAAATTTTTTTGCAATTGCAATATCAGGTGTTTTGTGGCACGAATTTTGTTTTAGTATCTTGGTCTTTTTGGAAATATATTTTTTGCGCCCGTATGCGGGCGGTTATCATGCTGATACAGAAATAAAATGCTGTATGATTTCTGTAGGAATCGTGAATATTGCAATGCTAGTAAGAAAAATCAACGTGATTTCGTTGGATTGTATGTTTGTTATTTATTTATGCTTCATTTGTGTAATTGTTCTGTTTTCTCCTGTAGATAATCCGATACATCCATTGTCAAAAGTCGATAGTAGGTTCTATGCAAAAAGATCGAGGCAATTAATTTTGGGGTACAGCTTCTTGCTTGTAATAAGTATAGCTCTGCGAATTATGGTTTTAAGAGATTCAATTATATACACAGTTTTGATAGTAGGAATATCTGCATTGGCAGGAAAATGGAAGTACAGGAAGCGAGTATTCGTTTTGTGA
- a CDS encoding Mu transposase domain-containing protein: protein MHDYNTILGVIELRLSKVSYDSVQKRYRIGRSGIALIMNRYKDSGLSLDDLRQMPASKVVDLIYPKENLRHKDIPLPDFEKIHEQMIQMGKHADLSFLWIDYKKEHPNGYQLAQFYKLYRDFMVDAYGTSKTSMPVERIPGEKMYIDWVGDQPELLLDTTTGELRKVHIFTTTLGFSSLVYAEIFPDEKLPHFITGTVHALSYYGAVPKYLVPDNLRTAVTRHSKDELVLQSAFSDLETFYDTIVLPPPPRKPKGKPTVENHVRFLETHLVEELKKDTYISLEALNAAVKKIVADINQRPFQKKSDIRKSRMNGFEKYDKPRMNQLPGESYTLCDYKYFLKVPDNYHLEYDAHYYSVLYTYKGKPAILKATMTEIRICDEYNRLICRHPRSYRDFPLYITDDNHMPPEHLYYKEVNAHDGAYYRRWASVYGESMVTLIDRILRSSKHEEQAYNSCAGVLHSCKDVPHRLVQEAAEKCVEANACKYSYFKKVLSMVQNNHSSSAINGTGKLPSHTNIRGKEAYK from the coding sequence ATGCACGACTACAATACTATTCTTGGAGTCATAGAACTTCGGCTCAGTAAAGTCAGTTATGACTCTGTACAAAAACGTTACCGGATCGGACGGAGCGGGATTGCATTGATCATGAACCGCTACAAGGATTCAGGCTTATCATTGGATGATCTTCGGCAAATGCCAGCCTCAAAGGTGGTTGATCTCATCTATCCAAAAGAAAACCTTCGACATAAGGATATTCCACTGCCTGATTTTGAAAAAATACATGAGCAGATGATCCAAATGGGAAAACATGCTGACTTGAGTTTTCTATGGATTGATTATAAAAAAGAGCATCCCAACGGTTACCAGCTCGCTCAGTTTTATAAGCTGTATCGTGATTTTATGGTAGATGCTTATGGTACTTCAAAAACATCTATGCCTGTGGAACGGATCCCTGGTGAAAAGATGTATATTGACTGGGTAGGCGACCAGCCGGAACTGCTATTGGACACAACAACTGGCGAACTTCGGAAAGTTCACATTTTTACAACTACACTTGGTTTTAGCAGCCTTGTTTATGCAGAGATCTTTCCGGATGAAAAACTTCCACATTTTATTACCGGTACAGTACATGCACTGTCTTATTATGGGGCAGTTCCTAAATATCTTGTCCCGGACAATCTAAGAACAGCTGTTACCAGGCATAGTAAAGATGAACTTGTGCTGCAGTCAGCTTTTTCAGATCTGGAAACTTTTTATGATACGATCGTTCTGCCGCCGCCACCAAGGAAACCGAAAGGCAAACCAACAGTTGAAAATCATGTGCGTTTCTTGGAGACGCATCTGGTAGAAGAGTTAAAGAAAGATACTTATATCTCTCTGGAAGCTCTGAATGCTGCGGTCAAAAAGATCGTAGCGGACATCAACCAGCGTCCTTTCCAGAAAAAATCTGACATTCGGAAATCCCGCATGAATGGATTTGAAAAGTACGACAAACCGCGTATGAACCAGCTTCCAGGCGAAAGTTATACACTTTGTGATTATAAATACTTTCTTAAAGTTCCAGATAATTACCACCTTGAGTATGATGCCCACTACTATTCTGTATTGTATACCTATAAAGGGAAGCCTGCAATTCTTAAGGCTACAATGACGGAGATACGGATCTGTGATGAGTATAACCGGCTGATCTGCCGCCATCCAAGATCTTACCGTGATTTTCCTCTTTACATTACAGATGACAATCACATGCCTCCAGAACACCTGTATTACAAAGAAGTGAATGCACATGACGGAGCTTATTACAGACGATGGGCATCTGTTTATGGAGAATCTATGGTAACTCTTATTGACAGGATACTCCGCAGTTCCAAGCATGAGGAACAGGCATACAACAGCTGTGCCGGTGTACTCCATTCCTGTAAAGATGTTCCTCACAGGCTGGTTCAGGAGGCTGCTGAGAAATGCGTAGAAGCCAATGCTTGCAAGTATTCTTATTTCAAGAAAGTACTTAGCATGGTTCAGAATAATCATTCCAGTAGTGCTATAAACGGAACCGGAAAACTTCCTTCCCATACAAACATCCGTGGAAAGGAGGCATACAAATGA
- a CDS encoding HNH endonuclease signature motif containing protein: MLQKWIYASERGYGAKWQRERRKFLDSNPFCVKCYEEGHLTKATVVDHIKPHRGDQKLFWDRGNWQALCKRCHDRKTLTEDINPVYRY; the protein is encoded by the coding sequence TTGTTACAGAAGTGGATTTATGCAAGTGAGCGTGGTTACGGTGCCAAGTGGCAACGTGAGAGAAGGAAGTTTTTAGATAGCAATCCATTCTGTGTGAAATGTTATGAGGAAGGACATCTTACGAAAGCTACAGTCGTGGATCATATCAAACCTCATCGTGGTGATCAGAAACTCTTCTGGGATCGTGGGAACTGGCAGGCCCTTTGCAAGAGATGCCACGACAGAAAAACTCTGACGGAAGATATTAATCCTGTGTATAGATATTAA
- a CDS encoding ATP-binding protein has translation MSSSHDITLTPQEQALIMRLKSFRVPEMAHILEEQLKDPNADLNTFMERIASMIDAEWQARADKRFNRLMKEAHLRYPAADLDETIYRPERQLDTQTIERLSTCHWIEEGKNLIVTGSSASGKTYLINAFCVTAMKQSKSVKYIKANTLMSEMEQARIKSTNLDYLNKLTKLDLLVIDDFGLMDLDLDKCRDLFEVLDTRDGRKSTVVISQFPVSTWFDMFADNTYADACLTRITDKHHTYRLEMNGINMRETE, from the coding sequence ATGAGTTCATCCCATGACATTACATTAACACCTCAGGAACAGGCTCTGATCATGCGTCTGAAGAGTTTCCGTGTTCCAGAAATGGCACATATCCTGGAAGAACAGTTGAAAGATCCCAATGCAGATCTGAACACTTTTATGGAACGCATAGCATCAATGATTGATGCAGAGTGGCAGGCACGGGCAGATAAACGCTTTAATCGTCTGATGAAAGAAGCACATCTGCGATACCCGGCGGCGGATCTTGACGAAACTATTTACCGTCCAGAACGTCAGCTTGATACCCAGACAATAGAGCGACTGAGTACCTGCCATTGGATAGAGGAAGGAAAGAATCTCATTGTAACAGGATCTTCCGCCAGTGGAAAAACTTATCTAATCAATGCTTTTTGTGTAACTGCAATGAAGCAGTCTAAGAGTGTAAAGTATATAAAAGCGAACACTCTTATGAGCGAAATGGAACAGGCACGTATCAAATCCACAAATCTGGATTACCTGAATAAGCTGACCAAGCTGGATCTTCTTGTGATCGATGATTTTGGCCTTATGGATCTCGATCTTGATAAATGCCGGGATCTTTTTGAGGTCCTTGACACCAGGGATGGAAGAAAATCAACTGTAGTCATCTCACAGTTTCCAGTCAGTACATGGTTTGATATGTTTGCTGACAATACCTACGCTGATGCGTGCCTTACACGAATCACAGATAAACATCATACATATCGTCTGGAGATGAACGGTATAAATATGCGTGAAACAGAATGA
- a CDS encoding Rpn family recombination-promoting nuclease/putative transposase, with protein sequence MNNTEETLDFEQKHKEDLQRLRGFRLLDDDFMSKVFEDKACAEFLLQIILQRHDLKVQSVQGQYDIKNLQGRSIRLDILAVDSNNRIYNIEIQRSDRGADAKRARYNSSLIDANITEAGDKYDALTETYVIFITENDVLKAGLPIYHVDRIIQETGEPFGDEAHIIYINSQIKDETELGKLMHDFSCTNPKDMYYKILADRVRYFKEDEEGVLTMCREMENMRKAERIEIAKRMLASGKLTYEDIAAFTDLTLEEIEALAVQKTA encoded by the coding sequence ATGAATAATACAGAAGAAACACTGGATTTTGAGCAAAAACATAAAGAAGATCTACAACGCCTTAGGGGTTTTCGTCTTTTAGATGATGATTTTATGAGTAAAGTTTTTGAAGATAAGGCATGTGCGGAATTTCTACTTCAAATTATTTTGCAAAGACATGACCTTAAAGTACAATCTGTGCAGGGACAATACGATATAAAAAATTTACAGGGACGTTCTATTCGCTTGGATATATTAGCTGTTGATTCCAATAACCGCATTTATAATATAGAAATTCAAAGAAGTGATCGTGGTGCTGATGCAAAACGTGCAAGATACAATAGCAGTCTTATAGATGCCAATATAACTGAAGCTGGCGATAAATATGATGCTCTCACTGAAACCTATGTGATTTTTATTACCGAAAATGATGTATTAAAAGCCGGGCTTCCAATTTATCATGTTGACCGCATCATCCAGGAAACCGGTGAACCATTCGGTGATGAAGCTCATATTATTTATATAAATTCCCAAATCAAAGATGAAACAGAACTCGGAAAACTAATGCACGATTTTTCCTGTACCAATCCGAAAGACATGTATTATAAAATCCTTGCTGACAGAGTACGTTATTTTAAAGAAGATGAGGAAGGAGTTTTGACTATGTGCAGAGAAATGGAAAATATGCGAAAAGCTGAACGCATTGAAATTGCTAAACGTATGCTGGCCTCCGGTAAACTCACTTACGAAGATATTGCCGCTTTTACAGACCTGACCTTAGAAGAAATCGAAGCGCTGGCTGTACAAAAAACCGCATAA